From the Paludisphaera mucosa genome, one window contains:
- a CDS encoding serine/threonine-protein kinase, whose amino-acid sequence MIHCPSCRHPIRIVDVSPGRFTPRCPSCQAAFVLEIPAGEAVAPVVAAASTANPDATSPSLEAIPTTLEADEPEPGYSRLPRGTPRFFGRCFVLKLLGHGPRGKSLLARPLSLAGRVVLKSVAADRGRDAIFVERFLREALATSQVASPHLIPIVDIDRDGTATFTAMEYVPGTSLAEELARRGKVDPGAAAGWILQAARGLAVAHAQGIWHRDVKPENLRLTRDGLVVVDDLGLETTPSLAAAESARDQGGSKGPRGKGRTAAEDVAAKAAIVQRAAVGTPIYMAPEQARDALVIDGRADVYALGCTFYQLVTGRPPYAKATAAELIASHQNEALIPPQEFAPGLPSSISDAIVTMTRKTPEERYPSMDIVIDVLENALGLRQGRTAADDAAYRAAVREGSAVMNDAPAARLRSRILMAAGGVWLAFLLLLFVLGAYRPMFIVAGFGMLSAAALALASKSLRPFGLLDLLREVFLGDGIGSWIATGIGVVALLGLTIYGGYLCPMLFLAACVGALGGAFHYYVERPYLAERDETVRRVKTPLRRLRQAGVDERGLRDALISAAGQGWESLFASIFGERALGAERLRALHDPSAPSGEARRWWSGRLERLLAAMIEMRRERRLRRLFQEVEEARFEAEGLNLLTARRHSRRVSRALIAAAREWRDEQAALTAGRRAPGAAGPTISQHLRDAIEDPERILAGREAGPGPLARRVDALSSRTLGRLPRLLLSALLLGVFAYWMHSHQVVTAEQVGRAAQEIGRAAKAAAENADPKALTDVHVDIPVEPSRWFQPLGDPWIPGPWRSILVANVGTAGLLLAVSALFRSRIVGLFAYLAGGLILFGPILGLSLGWLAPTFDAPTQAMLFGVVVLAIGIVLSRRW is encoded by the coding sequence GTGATCCACTGCCCCTCGTGTCGTCATCCCATCCGCATCGTCGACGTCTCGCCCGGTCGCTTCACGCCGCGTTGCCCGAGCTGCCAGGCCGCGTTCGTCCTCGAGATTCCGGCGGGCGAGGCCGTCGCCCCCGTCGTAGCGGCGGCGTCTACAGCGAATCCCGATGCCACCTCCCCATCGCTCGAGGCGATCCCGACCACCCTCGAAGCCGACGAGCCGGAACCTGGGTACAGCCGCCTGCCGCGCGGCACGCCCCGGTTTTTCGGGCGCTGCTTCGTCTTGAAGCTCCTCGGGCATGGGCCACGAGGGAAATCGCTGCTCGCCCGCCCCCTCTCGCTCGCCGGCCGGGTCGTGCTCAAGTCCGTGGCGGCCGACCGCGGGCGCGACGCGATCTTCGTCGAACGCTTCCTGCGGGAGGCCCTGGCGACGTCCCAGGTCGCGAGCCCTCATTTGATCCCGATCGTCGACATCGACCGCGACGGGACCGCGACGTTCACGGCGATGGAATATGTGCCGGGGACCTCGCTCGCCGAGGAGCTGGCGCGGCGGGGGAAGGTGGATCCCGGCGCGGCCGCGGGGTGGATCCTCCAGGCGGCGCGCGGACTTGCGGTCGCCCACGCGCAGGGGATCTGGCACCGCGACGTGAAGCCCGAGAACCTGCGGCTCACACGCGACGGTCTCGTCGTCGTCGACGACCTGGGATTGGAGACGACCCCGTCGCTGGCCGCGGCCGAGAGCGCCCGCGACCAGGGCGGCTCGAAGGGACCGCGAGGTAAGGGACGAACCGCGGCCGAGGACGTCGCGGCGAAGGCCGCGATCGTTCAACGAGCCGCCGTCGGCACGCCGATCTACATGGCGCCCGAGCAGGCCCGCGACGCGCTCGTCATCGACGGGCGCGCCGACGTCTACGCGCTCGGCTGCACGTTCTACCAACTCGTCACGGGCCGGCCCCCGTACGCCAAGGCCACGGCTGCAGAACTGATCGCCAGCCATCAGAACGAGGCTCTCATCCCGCCCCAGGAGTTCGCCCCCGGCCTCCCCTCCTCGATCTCCGACGCCATCGTCACGATGACGCGCAAGACGCCCGAGGAACGCTATCCGAGCATGGACATCGTGATCGACGTCCTCGAGAACGCACTCGGCCTGCGGCAGGGTCGGACGGCGGCCGACGACGCGGCGTACCGCGCTGCCGTCCGGGAAGGGTCGGCGGTGATGAACGACGCTCCCGCCGCGCGCTTGCGCAGCCGGATCCTGATGGCCGCGGGGGGCGTGTGGCTGGCCTTCCTGCTGCTGCTGTTCGTCCTGGGCGCTTATCGTCCCATGTTCATCGTCGCGGGCTTCGGAATGCTGTCGGCGGCGGCCCTGGCCCTGGCGTCGAAGTCGCTCCGACCATTCGGGCTCCTCGACCTGCTGCGCGAGGTCTTCCTGGGCGACGGCATCGGCTCCTGGATCGCGACAGGTATCGGAGTCGTCGCCCTGCTCGGCCTGACGATCTACGGCGGCTACCTGTGCCCCATGCTCTTCCTCGCCGCGTGCGTCGGGGCCCTGGGCGGCGCCTTCCATTACTACGTGGAACGGCCGTATCTCGCCGAACGCGACGAGACGGTCCGGCGGGTGAAAACGCCGTTGCGACGCCTCCGCCAGGCCGGCGTCGACGAGCGGGGGCTGCGTGACGCCCTGATCAGCGCGGCGGGTCAAGGCTGGGAGTCGCTTTTCGCGTCGATCTTCGGCGAGCGTGCGCTGGGGGCCGAGCGGCTGCGGGCCTTGCACGACCCTTCGGCCCCGAGCGGCGAAGCCCGCCGTTGGTGGTCGGGCCGGCTCGAAAGGCTGCTTGCCGCGATGATCGAGATGCGCCGTGAGCGGCGCCTCCGGCGACTCTTTCAGGAGGTCGAGGAGGCCCGATTCGAGGCCGAGGGGTTGAACCTCCTGACCGCCCGGCGGCATTCCCGGCGCGTCTCCCGCGCCTTGATCGCCGCCGCCCGCGAATGGCGGGACGAACAGGCCGCCCTCACGGCCGGCCGACGCGCCCCCGGCGCGGCGGGGCCGACGATCTCGCAACATCTGCGCGACGCCATCGAGGATCCGGAGCGGATCCTCGCCGGCCGCGAGGCCGGCCCGGGGCCGCTGGCCCGCCGGGTCGACGCGCTCTCTTCTCGGACCCTCGGCCGCCTCCCTCGTCTCCTCCTGAGTGCGTTGCTCCTCGGCGTTTTCGCGTACTGGATGCACTCGCATCAAGTCGTGACCGCCGAGCAAGTCGGCCGGGCCGCCCAGGAGATCGGCCGGGCGGCGAAGGCGGCGGCCGAGAACGCGGATCCGAAGGCCCTGACTGACGTCCACGTCGACATCCCCGTCGAGCCGTCGCGATGGTTCCAGCCGCTCGGCGATCCCTGGATTCCGGGTCCCTGGCGATCCATCCTCGTCGCAAACGTCGGCACCGCGGGACTCTTGCTCGCCGTTTCCGCCCTCTTCCGTTCGCGGATCGTGGGCCTTTTCGCCTACCTCGCGGGCGGGCTCATCCTGTTCGGCCCGATCCTGGGCCTATCCCTTGGGTGGCTGGCCCCCACCTTCGACGCCCCGACTCAGGCGATGCTGTTCGGGGTCGTCGTCCTTGCGATCGGCATCGTTCTTTCGCGGCGATGGTGA